A window of the Bacteroides thetaiotaomicron VPI-5482 genome harbors these coding sequences:
- a CDS encoding ABC transporter permease: MNGTNLFKIALRALANNKLRAFLTMLGIIIGVASVITMLAIGQGSKRSIQQQISEMGSNMIMIHPGADRRGGVRQDPSAMQTLKLTDYEALRDETNFLSAISPNVSSSGQLIAGNNNYPSSVSGVGLEYLDIRQLSVESGDMFTEADIQSSAKVCVIGKTIVDNLFPDGSDPIGKIIRFNKIPFRVVGVLKAKGYNSMGQDQDNIVLAPYTTVMKRLLAVTYLQGVFASALSEDMTEYATDEITEILRRNHKLKASDEDDFTIRTQQELSTMLNSTTDLMTTLLACIAGISLVVGGIGIMNIMYVSVTERTREIGLRMSVGARGVDILSQFLIEAIMISITGGLIGVIIGCGASWIVKSVAHWPIFIQPWSVFLSFAVCTVTGVFFGWYPAKKAADLDPIEAIRYE, from the coding sequence ATGAATGGAACTAACTTATTTAAAATAGCTCTCCGGGCATTGGCGAACAACAAGCTGCGTGCTTTCCTCACCATGCTTGGTATCATCATCGGTGTCGCTTCCGTCATCACGATGCTCGCTATCGGTCAGGGATCGAAGCGAAGCATCCAGCAACAGATATCGGAGATGGGATCGAACATGATCATGATCCATCCGGGAGCCGACAGACGGGGGGGGGTCCGGCAAGACCCATCGGCTATGCAGACGTTGAAGCTGACCGACTATGAGGCCTTGCGCGATGAGACCAATTTCCTGTCCGCCATCAGTCCTAATGTGTCTTCGTCGGGACAGCTTATCGCGGGTAACAACAACTACCCGTCATCCGTCAGCGGTGTTGGGCTGGAGTATCTCGACATCCGTCAGCTGAGTGTAGAAAGTGGAGATATGTTTACGGAAGCCGACATACAAAGTTCGGCTAAGGTCTGCGTGATCGGTAAAACGATTGTAGACAACCTCTTTCCGGACGGAAGCGATCCGATAGGGAAAATCATCCGCTTCAACAAGATACCGTTCCGGGTGGTCGGTGTGCTCAAAGCCAAAGGGTACAACTCTATGGGACAGGATCAGGACAATATCGTACTGGCTCCTTACACCACCGTCATGAAACGATTGCTTGCCGTCACCTATCTTCAGGGTGTCTTTGCTTCTGCCCTATCGGAAGACATGACCGAGTATGCTACCGATGAAATCACGGAAATCCTGCGGCGCAACCATAAGTTGAAAGCTTCGGACGAAGACGATTTCACCATCCGTACCCAACAGGAGTTGAGTACGATGCTAAACTCTACCACCGATCTGATGACCACCCTGCTCGCCTGTATTGCCGGAATATCTCTGGTAGTGGGCGGTATCGGTATCATGAATATTATGTACGTATCCGTCACCGAACGTACCCGTGAAATCGGTCTGCGTATGTCCGTCGGCGCACGTGGCGTTGATATTCTGAGCCAGTTCCTCATCGAGGCTATCATGATCAGTATTACGGGAGGTCTTATCGGAGTCATCATAGGCTGCGGAGCCAGCTGGATCGTGAAGAGCGTGGCACACTGGCCTATCTTCATCCAACCTTGGAGTGTCTTCCTTTCTTTCGCAGTCTGCACCGTCACCGGAGTCTTCTTCGGATGGTATCCTGCAAAGAAAGCAGCAGATTTAGACCCGATAGAGGCAATCAGATACGAATAA
- a CDS encoding SOS response-associated peptidase, which translates to MCFHNSMSAKAIKVAARYGRQSDVVEIYQSILDEQYHVNAFTFPRYPIITSSDEVQVFNWGLIPFWVRSEEDATEIRKMTLNARADTIFEKPSFREPIMKKRCIVPSTGYFEWRHEGANKIPYYIYVKDEPIFSMAGIYDRWLDKDTGEEHETFSIITTDTNSLTDYIDNTKHRMPAILTQEEEEKWLNPSLSKAEIASLLKPFDTEKMDAYVIRNDFLKKSPNDPTIVQRA; encoded by the coding sequence ATGTGTTTCCACAACTCCATGTCAGCCAAAGCCATCAAAGTTGCCGCCCGTTACGGACGCCAATCGGATGTAGTCGAGATTTACCAAAGCATTCTTGACGAACAGTATCATGTGAATGCGTTCACTTTCCCCAGATATCCTATCATTACTTCTTCGGACGAAGTACAGGTTTTCAACTGGGGACTCATCCCTTTCTGGGTAAGAAGCGAAGAGGATGCGACAGAAATAAGAAAGATGACACTCAATGCCCGTGCGGATACCATTTTCGAGAAACCGTCTTTCCGCGAACCGATCATGAAGAAACGGTGCATAGTGCCCAGTACCGGCTATTTTGAATGGAGGCATGAAGGAGCAAACAAAATACCTTATTATATATATGTGAAAGATGAACCTATCTTCTCGATGGCCGGCATCTACGACCGTTGGCTGGACAAGGATACGGGAGAGGAACACGAAACTTTCTCCATCATCACCACTGACACCAATTCGCTGACCGATTACATCGATAACACCAAGCACCGGATGCCCGCCATACTCACCCAAGAGGAGGAAGAGAAATGGCTCAATCCCTCATTGAGCAAGGCCGAAATAGCTTCTTTACTGAAACCCTTCGATACAGAGAAGATGGATGCATACGTTATCAGAAACGATTTCTTAAAGAAATCTCCCAATGATCCGACAATAGTACAAAGGGCATAG
- a CDS encoding ABC transporter ATP-binding protein — protein sequence MKKVIELQNIKRDFQVGEETVHALRGVSFTINEGEFVTIMGTSGSGKSTLLNTLGCLDTPTSGEYLLDDISVRTMSKPQRAVLRNRKIGFVFQSYNLLPKTTAVENVELPLMYNSSVSASERRRRAIEALQAVGLGDRLEHKSNQMSGGQMQRVAIARALVNNPAVILADEATGNLDTRTSFDILVLFQKLHAEGRTIIFVTHNPEIAQYSSRNIRLRDGHVIEDTVNTHVLSAAEALAALPKSDED from the coding sequence ATGAAAAAAGTAATTGAACTTCAAAATATCAAACGAGACTTTCAGGTGGGAGAAGAAACCGTCCATGCGTTACGGGGCGTTTCGTTCACCATCAACGAAGGTGAGTTTGTGACCATTATGGGTACTTCCGGTTCGGGAAAGTCCACACTGCTCAACACGTTGGGCTGTCTGGACACTCCTACCAGCGGGGAGTATCTGCTCGATGACATCTCCGTGCGTACCATGAGCAAGCCTCAGCGTGCCGTACTGAGAAACCGGAAAATCGGCTTCGTCTTCCAAAGCTACAACTTGCTGCCCAAGACGACGGCTGTGGAAAACGTAGAGTTACCGCTGATGTACAATTCGTCAGTGAGTGCTTCTGAACGTCGCCGGCGTGCCATCGAAGCGTTGCAGGCAGTAGGCCTGGGCGACCGGTTGGAGCATAAGTCCAACCAGATGTCCGGAGGACAGATGCAGCGCGTAGCCATCGCCCGTGCACTGGTAAACAACCCTGCGGTCATCCTTGCCGACGAAGCAACCGGAAATCTCGACACACGTACGTCTTTTGATATACTTGTCCTGTTCCAAAAGCTTCATGCGGAAGGACGTACCATTATATTCGTAACGCACAATCCCGAAATCGCGCAATACAGCAGCCGGAATATCCGCCTGCGCGACGGTCATGTCATTGAAGATACAGTCAACACGCATGTCCTGTCCGCCGCCGAAGCACTAGCCGCATTGCCCAAAAGCGATGAGGATTGA
- a CDS encoding sensor histidine kinase, whose protein sequence is MKQSLTSARRPLEALIHIIGWGIMFGFPFFFVERENGNINWMAYLRHSAVPLSFMIAFYVNYFLLVPRYLFQSQTKRYITYNILLLCVIGLMLHLWRSLTFDPSFVPKPHRSGGPPGWLFFVRDMLSLVFTIGLSAAIRMSARWTQAEAARKEAERNRSEAELKNLRNQLNPHFLLNTLNNIYALIAFDTDKAQQAVQELSKLLRYVLYDNQQTYVPLGKETDFIRNYIELMRIRLSSNVQMTTQIDILPDSRTLIAPLIFISLIENAFKHGISPTERSFIHIHLAENETEVICEISNSNHPKNIMDKSGSGIGLEQVNRRLEILYPGQYTWQKGISEDGKEYRSRLSIRVRESINK, encoded by the coding sequence ATGAAACAAAGCCTAACATCCGCACGTCGTCCCCTGGAAGCACTGATACACATTATCGGCTGGGGGATTATGTTCGGTTTTCCGTTCTTCTTTGTAGAGCGCGAAAACGGAAACATCAACTGGATGGCATACTTACGCCATTCTGCCGTACCGTTGTCTTTCATGATCGCGTTCTACGTCAACTACTTCCTGCTGGTTCCCCGATATCTTTTTCAGAGCCAGACCAAGAGATATATTACTTACAATATTCTCCTGTTGTGTGTCATCGGTCTGATGCTGCACCTTTGGCGGAGTCTGACATTCGATCCTTCCTTTGTTCCCAAGCCTCACCGGTCGGGTGGTCCTCCGGGATGGCTGTTCTTTGTCAGAGATATGCTGAGTCTCGTCTTCACCATTGGACTGAGTGCCGCCATACGTATGAGTGCCCGATGGACACAAGCGGAAGCTGCCCGTAAGGAAGCGGAACGGAACCGTTCGGAAGCGGAACTGAAGAATCTGCGCAATCAACTGAACCCACATTTTCTGCTCAATACGCTGAACAATATCTATGCCTTAATTGCTTTTGATACAGACAAGGCGCAACAAGCTGTGCAGGAACTAAGCAAGCTCCTACGCTATGTGTTGTATGATAATCAGCAGACCTACGTCCCGCTAGGCAAAGAGACTGACTTTATCCGCAACTATATCGAACTGATGCGCATCCGCCTGTCCTCCAATGTACAGATGACTACGCAGATTGATATACTGCCGGACAGTCGGACTCTTATCGCACCGCTTATCTTTATCTCGCTAATTGAGAATGCCTTCAAGCACGGTATATCGCCTACGGAACGGAGTTTTATCCATATCCATCTTGCGGAAAATGAGACGGAAGTGATCTGCGAGATAAGCAACAGCAACCACCCGAAGAACATAATGGACAAGAGTGGTTCGGGGATAGGACTGGAACAGGTGAACCGACGACTGGAGATTCTTTATCCAGGCCAGTATACCTGGCAGAAAGGTATTTCAGAAGACGGCAAGGAGTATAGATCAAGGCTGAGCATCCGTGTGAGGGAGAGTATTAATAAGTAA
- the zwf gene encoding glucose-6-phosphate dehydrogenase, producing the protein MDKFAMIIFGASGDLTKRKLMPALYSLYRDKRLTGSFTVLGIGRTVYSDEDYRSYILGELQQFVKAEEQNLELMSSFVSHLYYLPMDPAKVEGYSQLRERLVELTKEVDPDNLLFYLATPPSLYGVVPLHLKAAGLNTPHSRIIVEKPFGYDLESALELNKIYSSVFDEHQIYRIDHFLGKETAQNVLAFRFANGIFEPLWNRNYIDYVEITAVENLGIEQRGGFYETAGALRDMVQNHLIQLVALTAMEPPAVFNADNFRNEVVKVYESLTPLTETDLNEHIVRGQYTASGNKKGYREEKGVAPDSRTETYIAMKLGISNWRWSGVPFYIRTGKQMPTKVTEIVVHFRETPHQMFRCSGGNCPRANKLILRLQPNEGIVLKIGMKVPGAGFEVRQVTMDFSYAQLGGVPSGDAYARLIDDCIQGDPTLFTRSDAVEASWNFFDPVLRYWKDNPDAPLYGYPAGTWGPLESEAMMHEHGADWTNPCKNLTNTDQYCEL; encoded by the coding sequence ATGGATAAATTTGCAATGATTATTTTTGGTGCTTCGGGCGACTTGACTAAACGCAAGTTGATGCCCGCATTGTACTCTCTGTATCGGGATAAACGGCTGACGGGGAGTTTTACTGTTCTGGGAATTGGGCGTACTGTCTATTCTGATGAAGATTACCGTTCATATATACTTGGGGAGTTGCAGCAGTTTGTAAAGGCTGAAGAGCAGAATTTGGAGCTGATGTCTTCTTTTGTGTCTCATTTGTATTATTTGCCGATGGATCCTGCGAAAGTGGAGGGATATTCGCAGTTGCGGGAGCGTTTGGTAGAGCTTACGAAGGAGGTCGATCCGGATAATTTGTTGTTCTATCTGGCTACTCCGCCTTCGCTGTATGGGGTGGTGCCTTTGCATTTGAAGGCGGCCGGGCTGAATACTCCTCATTCTCGTATTATTGTTGAGAAGCCGTTCGGGTATGATCTGGAGTCGGCGCTTGAGTTGAATAAGATTTACTCTTCTGTGTTTGATGAGCATCAGATTTATCGTATCGATCATTTTCTGGGCAAGGAGACGGCGCAGAATGTGCTTGCTTTCCGTTTCGCCAATGGTATTTTTGAGCCGTTATGGAATCGTAATTATATTGATTATGTGGAGATTACTGCTGTAGAGAATCTGGGTATTGAGCAGCGCGGAGGTTTTTACGAGACGGCGGGGGCTTTGCGGGATATGGTGCAGAATCACCTGATTCAGCTCGTAGCTCTTACGGCTATGGAGCCGCCGGCGGTATTCAATGCGGATAATTTCCGGAATGAGGTAGTGAAGGTTTATGAGTCGCTGACTCCGCTTACGGAGACGGACTTGAATGAACATATCGTTCGCGGACAATATACGGCTTCGGGCAATAAGAAGGGGTATCGTGAGGAAAAGGGAGTGGCTCCCGACTCGCGTACGGAGACTTATATTGCGATGAAGCTGGGCATCAGTAACTGGCGTTGGAGCGGGGTACCGTTCTACATCCGCACCGGTAAGCAGATGCCGACGAAGGTGACGGAAATTGTCGTTCACTTCCGCGAGACGCCCCATCAGATGTTCCGCTGTTCCGGCGGTAACTGTCCGAGGGCTAATAAGTTGATCCTTCGTTTGCAACCAAACGAGGGTATTGTGTTGAAGATCGGAATGAAGGTTCCGGGTGCAGGTTTCGAAGTCCGTCAGGTGACGATGGATTTCAGTTACGCACAGTTGGGCGGCGTGCCGAGCGGTGACGCTTATGCCCGTCTGATTGACGACTGCATTCAGGGAGATCCGACCTTATTTACTCGAAGTGATGCTGTAGAGGCTTCCTGGAACTTCTTTGATCCGGTCTTACGTTATTGGAAAGATAATCCGGACGCACCTTTGTACGGCTATCCGGCAGGTACGTGGGGACCTCTCGAAAGTGAAGCTATGATGCACGAGCATGGGGCAGACTGGACCAATCCGTGTAAGAATTTAACAAATACAGACCAATATTGCGAACTATGA
- the pgl gene encoding 6-phosphogluconolactonase, with amino-acid sequence MKLSVFPSSMETARSLIFHLVDIMNAEPDKTFNIAVSGGSTPALMFDLWANEYADITPWKRMKLYWVDERCVPPEDSDSNYGMMRSLLLGIVPIPYENVFRIRGEVKPAKEAVRYSELVSQQVPKKNGWPEFDIVLLGAGDDGHTSSIFPGQEALLSSDQIYVTSTHPRNGQKRIAMTGFPILTARLVIFLITGKAKAEVVEEICHSGDTGPAAYIAHHAENVELFMDAGAAMYVRND; translated from the coding sequence ATGAAACTATCTGTTTTCCCGTCGTCTATGGAGACAGCCCGTTCGTTGATATTCCACCTGGTGGATATCATGAATGCTGAACCGGACAAAACGTTCAACATAGCAGTGAGTGGTGGCAGCACTCCCGCCTTGATGTTTGATTTATGGGCAAATGAATACGCTGATATTACTCCTTGGAAGCGTATGAAACTTTATTGGGTAGACGAACGTTGCGTTCCTCCCGAAGATTCTGATAGTAATTATGGAATGATGCGTTCCCTGCTTTTGGGGATAGTGCCCATTCCTTACGAAAATGTATTCCGCATCCGCGGAGAAGTGAAACCGGCAAAAGAAGCGGTCCGCTATTCCGAACTTGTCAGCCAGCAGGTACCCAAGAAAAATGGCTGGCCCGAATTTGACATTGTGCTGTTGGGAGCGGGAGATGACGGACATACTTCCTCTATCTTCCCCGGACAGGAGGCTTTGCTCTCTTCCGACCAGATTTATGTGACCAGCACTCATCCCCGCAACGGACAGAAACGTATTGCAATGACCGGATTTCCGATCTTGACCGCTCGCCTTGTTATTTTTCTGATTACCGGAAAGGCGAAGGCGGAAGTGGTGGAAGAAATTTGCCACTCGGGAGATACGGGGCCGGCGGCTTATATAGCGCATCATGCGGAGAATGTCGAACTCTTTATGGATGCCGGAGCCGCGATGTATGTGCGGAATGACTGA
- a CDS encoding LytR/AlgR family response regulator transcription factor, giving the protein MILRCAIVDDEPLALGLLESYVNKTPFLQLTGKYSSAVQAMKELPGEEVDLLFLDIQMPELNGLEFSQMVDSRTRIVFTTAFGQYAIDGYRVNALDYLLKPISYVDFLQAANKALQWFELVQKPEEIDSIFVKSDYKLVQVELKKIMYIEGLKDYIKIYTEDDAKPILSLMSMKAMEELLPSSRFIRVHRSFIVQKDKIRVIDRGRIVFDKTYIPISDSYKQVFQAFLDERS; this is encoded by the coding sequence ATGATATTACGTTGTGCCATTGTAGATGATGAGCCATTGGCTCTGGGCCTACTGGAAAGTTATGTGAATAAGACTCCGTTTCTGCAACTTACAGGAAAATATTCCAGTGCAGTTCAGGCAATGAAGGAGTTGCCGGGCGAAGAAGTCGATCTTCTTTTCCTTGACATTCAGATGCCGGAACTTAACGGACTGGAGTTCTCACAAATGGTAGATTCCCGTACGCGTATCGTTTTTACCACCGCATTCGGTCAATACGCTATCGACGGTTATCGTGTCAATGCACTCGATTATCTGCTGAAACCGATCTCGTATGTCGATTTCCTGCAAGCAGCCAATAAAGCCCTGCAATGGTTCGAGCTGGTGCAGAAGCCGGAAGAGATAGACAGCATCTTTGTAAAAAGCGACTATAAGCTGGTACAGGTAGAACTGAAAAAGATCATGTACATCGAAGGACTGAAAGATTACATCAAAATATATACGGAAGATGATGCCAAACCCATCTTGTCACTCATGAGCATGAAAGCCATGGAAGAGCTTTTGCCTTCCAGCCGGTTCATACGTGTACACCGTTCATTCATCGTCCAAAAGGACAAAATACGGGTGATCGACCGTGGACGTATCGTCTTTGACAAAACGTATATCCCCATTAGTGATAGTTACAAGCAGGTTTTTCAGGCATTTTTGGATGAAAGAAGCTGA
- a CDS encoding Dyp-type peroxidase — translation MNPFQNSFGGHIPQDVAGKQGENVIFIVYNLTDSPDTVDKVKDVCANFSAMIRSMRNRFPDMQFSCTMGFGADAWTRLFPDKGKPKELSTFSEIKGEKYTAVSTPGDLLFHIRAKQMGLCFEFASILDEKLKGAVVSVDETHGFRYMDGKAIIGFVDGTENPAVDENPYHFAVIGEEDADFAGGSYVFVQKYIHDMVAWNALPVEQQEKVIGRHKFNDVELSDEEKPGNAHNAVTNIGDDLKIVRANMPFANTSKGEYGTYFIGYASTFSTTRRMLENMFIGSPAGNTDRLLDFSTAITGTLFFVPSYDLLGELGE, via the coding sequence ATGAATCCATTTCAAAATTCGTTCGGCGGTCATATCCCACAGGATGTGGCCGGAAAACAGGGAGAGAATGTAATATTTATAGTCTATAACCTGACAGATTCCCCCGATACGGTTGATAAAGTAAAGGATGTATGTGCCAATTTCTCGGCAATGATCCGTAGTATGCGCAATCGTTTTCCTGATATGCAATTCAGTTGCACGATGGGATTCGGGGCTGATGCGTGGACGCGGCTTTTCCCCGATAAGGGTAAACCGAAAGAGCTGAGTACTTTCTCCGAGATAAAAGGGGAGAAGTATACAGCTGTTTCTACTCCCGGTGATTTGTTGTTCCATATTCGGGCGAAGCAGATGGGGCTGTGTTTCGAGTTTGCTTCTATCCTTGATGAGAAGCTTAAAGGGGCTGTGGTGTCTGTTGATGAGACGCATGGATTTCGCTATATGGATGGTAAGGCGATTATCGGCTTTGTGGACGGTACGGAGAATCCTGCTGTCGATGAGAATCCCTATCATTTTGCGGTGATAGGCGAGGAGGATGCGGATTTTGCAGGAGGCAGTTATGTGTTTGTGCAGAAATACATTCATGATATGGTTGCGTGGAATGCGCTTCCGGTGGAACAACAGGAAAAGGTGATCGGACGTCATAAGTTCAATGATGTGGAGCTGTCGGACGAAGAGAAGCCGGGGAATGCGCATAATGCTGTGACCAATATCGGTGATGATCTGAAGATTGTACGTGCCAATATGCCGTTTGCCAATACTTCGAAGGGGGAGTATGGTACGTATTTTATTGGGTATGCTAGTACATTCAGCACGACTCGCCGGATGTTGGAGAATATGTTTATCGGCAGTCCGGCGGGCAATACCGACCGCTTGCTCGATTTCAGTACGGCAATAACGGGGACGCTTTTCTTTGTGCCGTCGTATGATTTGCTGGGCGAGTTGGGTGAGTAA
- a CDS encoding efflux RND transporter periplasmic adaptor subunit, whose amino-acid sequence MKTKKIILIAVAVAVVVGGGIWFFTGSPAKHKVMYASATVSKGDISNSVTATGTIEPVIEVEVGTQVSGIIDKIYVDYNSVVTKGQLIAEMDRVTLQSELASQQATYDGAKAEFEYQKKNYERSKGLHDKSLISDTDYEQALYNYQKAKSAFDSSKASLAKAERNLSYATITSPIDGVVISRDVEAGQTVASGFETPTLFTIAADLTQMQVVADVDEADIGGIEEGQRASFTVDAYPNDVFDGVVTQIRLGDASSSSSASSSTSTVVTYEVVISAPNPDLKLKPRLTANVTIFILDKKDVLSVPNRALRFTPEAPLIGKNDIVKDCEGEHKVWTREGTTFTAHPVEIGISNGISTEIISGVAEGTKVITEATIGAMPGESMDGEPGQGNGERSPFMPGPPGNNKKKSNK is encoded by the coding sequence ATGAAAACGAAAAAGATTATCCTGATCGCTGTGGCAGTTGCCGTAGTAGTGGGCGGAGGAATCTGGTTCTTTACAGGTTCTCCGGCAAAGCACAAGGTGATGTATGCCAGTGCGACTGTCAGTAAAGGCGATATCTCCAATTCGGTGACTGCCACCGGAACAATCGAACCGGTGATAGAAGTAGAAGTCGGTACGCAGGTATCCGGTATCATCGACAAAATTTATGTAGATTACAACTCGGTAGTAACCAAAGGACAGCTGATTGCCGAGATGGACCGTGTCACTTTACAGAGTGAACTGGCATCCCAGCAGGCAACTTACGATGGTGCCAAAGCCGAATTTGAATATCAGAAGAAGAACTACGAACGTAGCAAGGGATTGCACGATAAGTCATTGATCAGCGATACCGACTACGAGCAGGCTCTCTATAATTATCAGAAGGCCAAGAGCGCTTTCGACAGCAGCAAGGCATCTCTGGCAAAAGCAGAACGTAACCTGTCATATGCTACGATTACTTCTCCGATAGACGGAGTTGTCATCAGCCGCGATGTAGAAGCCGGACAGACCGTAGCTTCCGGATTCGAAACTCCTACCCTCTTCACCATTGCGGCCGACCTGACACAGATGCAGGTAGTAGCAGACGTGGATGAAGCAGATATAGGCGGTATTGAAGAAGGACAGCGCGCCAGCTTTACTGTCGATGCTTATCCGAATGATGTGTTTGACGGAGTCGTGACACAGATTCGTCTGGGAGATGCAAGCAGTAGCAGCAGCGCCAGTTCAAGTACCAGCACGGTAGTCACTTATGAAGTAGTGATCTCTGCTCCGAATCCGGACTTGAAGCTGAAACCGCGTCTGACAGCCAATGTGACTATCTTTATCCTTGATAAGAAAGATGTATTGTCTGTCCCCAACAGAGCTTTGCGTTTCACCCCCGAAGCACCGTTGATCGGTAAGAATGATATCGTGAAAGATTGCGAAGGCGAACATAAGGTATGGACGCGCGAAGGAACCACCTTTACGGCTCATCCGGTAGAAATCGGAATCAGTAACGGTATTTCCACAGAGATCATCAGTGGTGTTGCCGAAGGAACCAAGGTCATCACGGAAGCCACTATCGGTGCTATGCCGGGCGAGAGTATGGATGGAGAACCGGGTCAGGGAAACGGAGAAAGAAGCCCGTTCATGCCAGGACCTCCGGGAAACAACAAAAAGAAAAGCAACAAGTAG